A region of Roseobacter litoralis Och 149 DNA encodes the following proteins:
- a CDS encoding GFA family protein, producing the protein MSTDHLTGQCLCGAVQITVVGAHDPRPGACHCRMCQRWNGGVFMCFEAQAEAVTVTGDVARYASSDFSERAFCPRCGSHLWMRDTDTPGTAYELMPGLFDAARDWTMRSEIYVDGAIATLTGDHPRATGAEYEAKNRFVEGDVK; encoded by the coding sequence ATGAGCACAGACCATCTGACAGGGCAATGCCTGTGCGGCGCGGTGCAGATCACCGTCGTGGGCGCGCATGATCCGCGCCCCGGTGCCTGCCATTGTCGCATGTGCCAGCGTTGGAACGGCGGCGTGTTCATGTGTTTCGAGGCGCAGGCCGAGGCGGTAACGGTCACGGGGGATGTGGCGCGCTATGCCTCGTCCGACTTTTCGGAGCGCGCATTTTGTCCGCGCTGCGGGTCGCATTTGTGGATGCGCGACACGGATACGCCGGGCACCGCCTATGAGTTGATGCCGGGCCTGTTTGATGCGGCGCGCGACTGGACCATGCGGTCAGAAATTTATGTGGACGGCGCGATTGCGACGCTCACCGGGGATCATCCGCGCGCAACCGGCGCGGAATACGAAGCAAAGAACAGATTTGTCGAGGGAGACGTAAAATGA
- a CDS encoding GFA family protein, whose protein sequence is MGDKQKIDGQCLCGAVKIAAVVDAPTLVACHCGMCQRQNAGPYISIMTEQAGTEASGPIKVFKSSDWAERAFCGTCGSTLWYGTVHDGARYLSSGLFPDAAGAPLTLEYFSDNCPQGYAFTGDHRRMTEAETIAAFTEGGEPGA, encoded by the coding sequence ATGGGCGATAAACAGAAGATTGACGGTCAATGCCTGTGCGGCGCGGTGAAGATCGCGGCGGTTGTTGATGCACCCACGTTGGTGGCCTGTCATTGCGGCATGTGCCAGCGCCAGAACGCTGGGCCCTATATCTCCATCATGACGGAGCAGGCGGGGACCGAGGCCAGCGGCCCGATCAAGGTTTTCAAATCGTCCGACTGGGCGGAGCGGGCGTTTTGCGGCACCTGCGGTTCGACCCTCTGGTACGGCACGGTGCATGACGGTGCGCGGTATTTGTCGTCGGGGTTGTTCCCGGATGCGGCGGGTGCCCCGCTGACGCTTGAGTATTTTTCGGACAATTGCCCGCAAGGTTATGCATTCACAGGCGATCACCGGCGCATGACGGAGGCCGAGACGATTGCGGCCTTTACCGAAGGCGGAGAGCCGGGCGCATGA
- a CDS encoding NAD(P)-dependent oxidoreductase, giving the protein MASQQMLKFVTVERGMPEKREADARREDFKEIYAEYADAKAKEQSSRCSQCGVPYCQTHCPLHNNIPDWLRLTAEGRLREAYEVSQATNTFPEICGRICPQDRLCEGNCVIEQSGHGTVTIGAVEKYITDTAWEEGWVLPISPPRERTESVGIIGAGPGGLAAADVLRRAGVQVTVYDRYDRAGGLLTYGIPGFKLEKDVVMRRNKQLELGGITFELNCTVGEDVSFEDIRTKHDAVIIATGVYKTREIEAPGVGAQGLVRAIDFLTASNRKSFGDAVPEFDDGTLNAEGKRVVVIGGGDTAMDCVRTSVRQGATSVKCLYRRDRANMPGSQREVQNAEEEGVVFEWLSAPKGFVGDPVTGVMVQKMRLGAPDATGRQAPEVIEGADYVEEADIVIMALGFEPEDLPALWDQPELPVTRWGTIKAAFTTGETDLDGVYAVGDIVRGASLVVWAIRDGRDCAEAILQKLDAGAQIAAE; this is encoded by the coding sequence ATGGCCAGTCAGCAGATGTTGAAGTTTGTCACTGTAGAGCGCGGCATGCCTGAAAAGCGTGAAGCAGACGCGCGGCGTGAAGACTTCAAGGAAATATATGCGGAATATGCTGACGCCAAGGCCAAGGAGCAGTCCAGCCGGTGCAGCCAGTGCGGTGTGCCCTATTGCCAGACGCATTGCCCGCTGCACAACAACATCCCCGACTGGCTGCGCCTGACCGCCGAAGGCCGCCTGCGGGAAGCCTATGAAGTCAGTCAGGCCACCAACACATTCCCCGAGATTTGCGGTCGCATTTGCCCACAGGATCGCCTGTGTGAAGGCAATTGCGTAATTGAGCAATCCGGCCATGGCACCGTGACCATCGGGGCTGTGGAAAAATACATTACCGATACGGCGTGGGAAGAAGGTTGGGTTCTGCCAATTTCGCCCCCGCGCGAGCGGACCGAATCCGTGGGCATCATCGGCGCGGGTCCGGGCGGGCTGGCGGCAGCGGATGTGCTGCGCCGGGCCGGGGTGCAGGTCACGGTTTATGACCGGTACGACCGGGCGGGCGGCTTGCTGACCTATGGCATTCCGGGGTTCAAGCTGGAGAAAGACGTGGTGATGCGCCGCAACAAGCAGCTGGAGCTTGGCGGGATCACCTTTGAGCTGAATTGCACGGTGGGCGAAGACGTCTCTTTTGAAGATATCCGCACCAAGCATGATGCGGTCATCATTGCCACTGGCGTCTATAAAACAAGGGAGATCGAAGCCCCCGGCGTGGGCGCGCAGGGCCTTGTGCGCGCGATTGATTTCCTGACGGCGAGCAACCGCAAGAGCTTTGGCGATGCGGTGCCGGAATTCGATGATGGCACGCTGAATGCCGAGGGCAAGCGCGTCGTCGTCATCGGGGGCGGCGACACGGCGATGGACTGCGTGCGCACGTCTGTGCGTCAGGGGGCGACGTCGGTCAAATGCCTTTATCGCCGTGACCGCGCGAATATGCCGGGATCCCAGCGCGAGGTTCAGAACGCCGAGGAAGAGGGCGTTGTTTTCGAATGGCTCTCCGCGCCGAAAGGGTTTGTCGGCGACCCGGTGACGGGTGTGATGGTGCAGAAGATGCGTCTGGGTGCGCCCGATGCCACCGGACGGCAGGCCCCGGAAGTGATCGAGGGGGCCGACTATGTCGAGGAGGCCGACATCGTCATCATGGCGCTGGGCTTTGAGCCTGAGGATTTGCCGGCACTTTGGGATCAGCCGGAATTGCCGGTCACGCGCTGGGGCACGATCAAGGCGGCCTTTACGACGGGTGAGACCGATCTTGACGGCGTCTATGCGGTTGGGGACATCGTGCGCGGCGCGAGCCTCGTGGTCTGGGCGATCCGTGACGGGCGCGATTGCGCCGAAGCGATCCTGCAAAAGCTGGACGCAGGCGCGCAGATCGCAGCGGAGTAA
- a CDS encoding undecaprenyl-diphosphate phosphatase, whose product MTLFHLILVAAIQGLTEFLPVSSSGHLVLLPALTGQPDQGLAIDVAVHVGSLLAVILYFWSDVRIAAAGSLRLAQGKVDTQGAFLALCLIIATIPVMIAGLIIKLTGLDEMMRSVAVIGWTMLGFGLVLYWADRTGASTRTASGWTLKDAFAMGLAQILSLIPGTSRSGITITAARRLGYGREGAAKLAMLMSIPTIIASGALLGADVIGEADWQMAKDGAFAAVLAFVSALLALALMMRLLKSVSFTPYVVYRVILGIILLVYAYS is encoded by the coding sequence ATGACCCTTTTCCACCTTATTCTTGTCGCCGCGATTCAGGGTCTGACGGAGTTTTTGCCCGTCAGCTCTTCGGGCCATCTGGTACTGCTACCCGCCCTGACCGGACAGCCTGATCAGGGCCTGGCGATTGACGTGGCCGTCCATGTCGGATCCCTCTTGGCGGTCATCCTGTATTTCTGGAGCGATGTGCGTATAGCTGCCGCAGGCTCCCTCAGGCTCGCGCAGGGCAAGGTCGACACGCAAGGCGCATTCCTCGCGCTCTGCCTTATCATCGCGACCATCCCCGTCATGATCGCGGGCCTTATCATAAAGCTGACCGGCCTTGACGAAATGATGCGATCCGTGGCCGTGATCGGGTGGACCATGCTTGGCTTTGGTCTTGTTCTCTATTGGGCGGACAGAACTGGTGCATCGACGCGCACCGCCAGCGGCTGGACGCTGAAGGATGCCTTTGCCATGGGCCTTGCACAGATCTTGTCCCTGATTCCCGGCACATCACGCTCGGGCATCACGATCACCGCAGCGCGGCGTTTGGGCTATGGACGCGAAGGGGCGGCAAAGCTGGCAATGCTGATGTCCATTCCCACGATAATCGCATCCGGCGCTCTGCTCGGCGCGGATGTCATTGGCGAGGCGGACTGGCAGATGGCAAAGGATGGCGCATTTGCAGCGGTGCTTGCTTTTGTGTCGGCGCTACTGGCGCTAGCCCTGATGATGCGTCTGCTAAAGAGCGTCAGCTTCACACCATACGTTGTTTACCGGGTGATCCTCGGCATCATCCTGCTGGTTTACGCCTACAGCTAA
- a CDS encoding complex I NDUFA9 subunit family protein, translated as MSKLVTIYGGSGFIGRYITRRMAKAGWRVRVAVRRPNEAMFVKPYGVVGQVEPVLCNVRDDASVRDVMMGADAVVNCVGILAEDSKNTFDTVQAEGAERIARIAAEEGIAKMVHISAIGADAHSDSDYARTKALGEAGVLQHIPAAVILRPSIVFGAEDQFFNRFADMTKLGPVLPVVSADTRFQPVYVDDVAQAAEKALTETVAPGVYELGGPDVCSFRALMELMLETIHRRRLIVNIPFFAARIMGFTFDMIQTASLGLIKNGMITRDQVKNLARDNVVCEGQRGFDALGIEPATMVSVLPEYLWRFRPSGQYDAIKKSAKNLRS; from the coding sequence ATGTCAAAGCTGGTTACGATCTATGGCGGTTCCGGGTTCATAGGGCGCTACATCACTCGGCGTATGGCCAAAGCGGGATGGCGGGTCCGGGTTGCCGTAAGGCGGCCTAATGAAGCTATGTTTGTGAAGCCTTATGGTGTCGTTGGTCAGGTTGAGCCGGTTCTGTGTAACGTCCGCGATGATGCGTCGGTGCGGGATGTGATGATGGGGGCGGATGCTGTTGTGAACTGCGTTGGAATACTGGCGGAGGACAGCAAGAATACTTTTGACACGGTTCAGGCCGAAGGCGCCGAACGCATCGCGCGGATCGCCGCCGAAGAGGGTATCGCGAAAATGGTGCATATTTCAGCCATCGGAGCTGACGCGCATTCAGACAGCGACTATGCCCGCACGAAAGCGTTGGGGGAAGCGGGTGTTTTGCAACATATTCCGGCCGCTGTGATCCTGCGTCCCTCCATCGTTTTTGGCGCTGAAGACCAGTTCTTTAACCGTTTCGCTGATATGACCAAGCTCGGTCCTGTTTTGCCAGTTGTCAGCGCGGATACCCGGTTTCAGCCGGTTTATGTCGATGATGTGGCGCAGGCCGCTGAAAAGGCTTTGACCGAAACGGTGGCGCCGGGCGTGTACGAGTTGGGCGGGCCAGATGTCTGCTCTTTCCGCGCGTTGATGGAGCTTATGCTTGAGACGATACACAGGCGTCGGTTGATCGTGAACATCCCGTTTTTTGCGGCCCGGATTATGGGGTTCACATTTGACATGATCCAAACGGCTTCTCTCGGATTGATAAAGAACGGAATGATCACGCGGGACCAAGTGAAAAACCTTGCCCGTGACAACGTCGTTTGCGAGGGTCAGCGTGGGTTCGACGCGCTTGGCATTGAGCCTGCGACGATGGTGTCTGTTTTGCCAGAGTATTTATGGCGGTTCCGCCCGTCGGGACAGTACGACGCGATCAAGAAATCTGCCAAGAACCTGCGGTCTTAG
- a CDS encoding EamA family transporter, giving the protein MLFIAVLIWGTSCVAIALQIGPVSVGVSVFYPMTLAAPLLFATLAATKRLMLPAPWWFVILLAICLFSLNFVALRNAAALIPSGLLSVVFSLASIFNAVNARMLFAEKTPFRVFNRSVVDGLL; this is encoded by the coding sequence CTGCTCTTCATTGCGGTGCTGATTTGGGGAACAAGCTGCGTTGCGATAGCGCTTCAAATTGGTCCCGTATCGGTCGGCGTTTCAGTCTTCTATCCAATGACATTAGCGGCGCCGCTTCTGTTCGCAACCCTCGCAGCCACTAAACGGCTCATGTTGCCTGCCCCATGGTGGTTTGTGATCCTTTTAGCGATCTGCTTGTTCAGTCTGAACTTCGTCGCGCTACGCAACGCGGCGGCCCTTATACCTTCTGGACTGCTGTCGGTTGTGTTTTCGCTGGCTTCAATCTTCAACGCAGTGAACGCACGTATGCTCTTTGCGGAGAAAACCCCTTTTCGGGTCTTTAACCGCTCGGTTGTGGACGGGTTATTGTAG
- a CDS encoding YbaK/EbsC family protein: MSKSVKRVTEAAQILGLNISIQTMPDSTRSAADAANACNCEVGQIVKSLIFKGENSNALKLVLLGGHHDLDLKKAKEIFGEPLTRADPKRVRSETGFAIGGVAPIGHLETPETWIDANLLNHKQVWAAAGTPNSVFSVDPEHLMRAINAQIFTNS; this comes from the coding sequence ATGTCAAAGAGTGTCAAACGTGTAACTGAAGCAGCGCAAATACTAGGTCTGAATATATCGATTCAAACGATGCCTGATTCAACCAGAAGCGCTGCCGACGCGGCCAATGCTTGTAATTGTGAAGTCGGTCAGATTGTGAAGTCTTTGATTTTTAAGGGTGAGAACTCCAACGCACTCAAATTGGTTCTTTTGGGTGGTCATCACGATCTCGATCTGAAGAAAGCAAAGGAAATCTTCGGCGAACCGTTGACGCGCGCTGATCCAAAGCGTGTACGGTCTGAGACGGGTTTTGCCATTGGTGGCGTTGCACCAATTGGACACCTTGAGACACCTGAGACGTGGATTGATGCGAATCTGCTCAATCACAAGCAAGTCTGGGCTGCCGCAGGCACTCCAAACTCGGTCTTCAGCGTTGACCCCGAGCACCTGATGCGGGCGATTAACGCCCAAATATTCACAAACTCATAG
- a CDS encoding IS1182 family transposase: MTQFIEGLDRQQRMLLPECLDDYVDENSPVRAIDAFIDLLDLAVLGFNAMPAATGRPGYHPGLLLRIYLYGYLNQIQSSRRLERECGRNLELVWLTGRLKPDFKTIADFRKDNGPAIRKVCQQFVALCRNMNLLDGDVVAIDGSRFKALNSKAKNYTRGKLRQKLGEIDKAIERYLGELDRADEVFEQTGTVLPEARMERTLRKLEHLQKEAVRYRSIEQRMDETGETRVSLSDPDARSMATTARMPRIVGYNVQTVVEANHHLIVAHQVTMLGFDRDALSMMAAAANDVMTTDQLTAIADKGYYKSEEIVASEEAGISVVVPKPMTSNAAARGQFDKADFTYDSDKDVYVCPAGKQLTYRFTGQQDGKAIRSYWSGACADCVIKDKCTASKERRVRRWEKEDVLERVQERLDADPAQLAVRSMTVEHPYGTIKSWMGATHFKMRRLKNVATEMSLHVLAYNMTRVMNLIGIPAMIAAMKA, encoded by the coding sequence ATGACGCAATTTATCGAGGGTCTGGACCGGCAGCAGAGGATGTTGCTGCCCGAATGTCTGGACGATTATGTTGATGAGAACAGTCCTGTCCGCGCCATTGATGCCTTTATAGACCTGCTTGATCTTGCGGTGCTGGGCTTCAATGCGATGCCAGCGGCAACTGGACGGCCTGGCTATCATCCTGGCTTGTTGCTTCGGATTTATCTCTACGGGTATTTGAACCAGATCCAGTCATCGCGTCGCCTGGAGCGCGAGTGCGGTCGCAATCTGGAACTTGTCTGGCTGACGGGTCGGTTGAAGCCGGACTTCAAGACGATTGCAGACTTTCGGAAAGATAACGGCCCCGCGATCCGCAAGGTGTGCCAGCAGTTTGTCGCGCTCTGCCGCAACATGAACCTGCTCGATGGGGATGTGGTTGCCATTGACGGTAGTCGGTTCAAGGCGCTGAACTCCAAGGCCAAGAATTACACGCGCGGTAAGCTGCGCCAGAAGTTGGGTGAGATTGACAAGGCAATCGAGCGCTATTTGGGTGAGTTGGATCGCGCCGACGAAGTGTTTGAACAGACCGGCACGGTGCTGCCAGAGGCCCGCATGGAGCGCACTCTACGCAAGCTGGAGCATCTGCAAAAGGAGGCGGTGCGCTACAGATCAATCGAGCAGCGCATGGATGAGACCGGCGAAACCCGAGTCTCACTTAGTGATCCTGATGCCCGATCCATGGCAACAACGGCCCGGATGCCCCGCATTGTCGGTTACAATGTTCAAACGGTCGTCGAAGCCAATCACCACCTGATCGTTGCGCATCAAGTAACAATGCTTGGGTTCGACCGGGATGCCTTGTCGATGATGGCCGCGGCAGCAAACGATGTCATGACGACAGATCAGCTCACAGCAATCGCGGATAAAGGTTATTACAAGAGCGAGGAAATTGTTGCCAGCGAAGAGGCTGGTATCTCGGTTGTCGTTCCCAAACCAATGACATCGAACGCCGCTGCGCGCGGTCAGTTTGACAAGGCTGACTTCACATATGACAGCGACAAGGATGTCTATGTCTGCCCGGCAGGCAAGCAGCTGACCTACAGATTTACCGGCCAGCAAGACGGCAAAGCTATCAGATCATATTGGTCGGGAGCCTGCGCCGATTGCGTCATCAAGGACAAATGCACGGCCAGCAAGGAACGGCGCGTGCGTCGATGGGAGAAAGAGGATGTGCTTGAGCGGGTGCAAGAAAGGTTGGACGCAGACCCAGCCCAACTGGCCGTCCGCAGCATGACCGTCGAGCATCCTTACGGCACGATCAAATCTTGGATGGGGGCGACACACTTCAAGATGAGACGGTTGAAAAATGTCGCCACCGAGATGTCGCTGCATGTGCTCGCCTACAACATGACCCGCGTCATGAACTTGATAGGCATCCCGGCAATGATCGCGGCGATGAAGGCGTAA
- a CDS encoding IS110 family transposase codes for MQVTTIGIDLAKHVFQVHGITEDGEVVFNRAIRRAQLMQFFINLEPCLIGMEACGSSHYWARELTKLGHDVRLIPANYVKPYVKRGKSDANDAEAICEAVTRPTMRFVAPKSEEQQAVLFLHCARDLIVRQRTQLSNMLRSLLAEFGVIIPQGTGAAVKYAKGVLEGEKPALPQIAIDVLKQLSHQLVAMHLRFRWYEMRMRLHSKLDKRVMLLRTIPGVGPVTASAIVATIGDAKQFKNGRQFAAWLGLTPLNMSSGGKERLGRITKMGDRYIRRLLVTGMTARLRQMKVNPDRVDPWAIGLLERKPARLATVAMANKTARIVWAVLTKNEYYRPHTA; via the coding sequence ATGCAAGTTACAACAATCGGTATCGATCTGGCCAAACATGTTTTTCAGGTTCACGGAATTACTGAGGATGGGGAGGTTGTCTTCAATCGAGCGATCCGGCGCGCACAACTCATGCAGTTCTTCATCAATCTGGAGCCCTGTTTGATCGGCATGGAGGCATGCGGGTCCAGCCACTATTGGGCGCGAGAACTGACCAAGCTTGGGCACGATGTTCGCTTGATCCCAGCCAATTATGTGAAGCCCTATGTCAAACGCGGCAAATCTGACGCGAATGATGCCGAAGCTATATGTGAAGCGGTGACACGCCCGACGATGCGGTTTGTTGCGCCCAAATCCGAGGAACAGCAGGCCGTCTTGTTCCTGCATTGTGCGCGCGATTTGATCGTCAGGCAACGAACACAACTCAGCAACATGCTTCGCAGTTTGCTCGCCGAGTTTGGTGTCATCATTCCACAAGGAACCGGAGCCGCAGTCAAATACGCCAAAGGTGTTCTGGAGGGAGAAAAGCCCGCCCTTCCGCAAATCGCAATTGATGTTCTGAAACAACTTAGCCACCAACTTGTCGCTATGCATCTCCGGTTCCGCTGGTACGAGATGCGCATGCGACTTCATTCGAAACTGGACAAACGCGTTATGCTGTTGCGCACGATCCCAGGCGTTGGCCCTGTGACCGCGTCCGCCATTGTTGCCACTATCGGCGACGCAAAACAGTTTAAGAATGGTCGACAATTTGCAGCGTGGCTGGGGCTCACACCTCTGAACATGTCGAGTGGCGGAAAAGAACGATTAGGACGGATCACAAAAATGGGTGACCGATACATTCGGCGTCTTTTGGTGACCGGGATGACAGCGAGATTGCGGCAAATGAAAGTGAATCCTGACCGCGTCGATCCATGGGCTATCGGCCTTCTTGAGCGCAAACCTGCTCGACTGGCGACCGTTGCAATGGCAAACAAGACTGCTCGAATTGTCTGGGCGGTGTTAACCAAGAACGAATACTACCGGCCTCACACAGCCTAA
- a CDS encoding ABC transporter permease, which translates to MTGWRAGLAATCLVLVLWQTVIWATGVARFILPPPALVGQTIWESRALLTEHALVTMAEVLIGLMLGAALGFVSAIGLVASPTARALVRPILVFSQAVPVFALAPILTLWLGFGLWSKVTMAIIIIYFPVTSSFFDALMRTNRDWIGLAKVMGASPARIMWHIRIPAALPGFASGLRLAAVYAPIGAIIGEWVGASKGLGYLMLLANGRAKTDLMFAALIVLAVLTVLLHAAVNKLCEKTLDRPEGP; encoded by the coding sequence ATGACCGGATGGCGGGCAGGCCTGGCGGCGACATGTCTGGTGTTGGTGCTCTGGCAGACGGTGATCTGGGCCACGGGTGTCGCCCGTTTCATCTTGCCGCCCCCTGCGCTGGTCGGGCAGACAATCTGGGAAAGCCGCGCACTTCTGACGGAGCATGCGTTGGTCACGATGGCCGAAGTGCTCATCGGCCTCATGCTGGGTGCCGCACTTGGGTTTGTGTCAGCCATCGGGCTGGTCGCATCCCCAACGGCACGCGCGCTGGTGCGTCCTATCTTGGTGTTCAGCCAAGCAGTGCCGGTGTTTGCATTGGCACCTATCTTGACCCTTTGGCTGGGCTTCGGTCTTTGGTCCAAGGTCACGATGGCCATAATCATCATTTACTTTCCCGTCACGTCGTCCTTTTTTGACGCCCTGATGCGCACGAACCGCGACTGGATCGGTTTGGCCAAGGTGATGGGCGCAAGTCCTGCGCGCATTATGTGGCACATCAGGATTCCCGCAGCCTTACCAGGATTTGCATCCGGCTTGAGGCTCGCGGCGGTTTACGCCCCCATCGGTGCGATCATTGGTGAATGGGTCGGTGCCTCAAAGGGCTTGGGGTATCTTATGCTTTTGGCCAATGGCCGGGCCAAAACAGACCTTATGTTTGCCGCCCTGATCGTGCTTGCAGTTCTGACGGTCCTGCTGCACGCAGCCGTGAATAAACTGTGCGAAAAGACATTGGACCGCCCGGAAGGGCCTTGA
- a CDS encoding TenA family protein — MSATQYLQSLVAQDWHAATHHAFTNALADGTLSREKMAGYLQQDYQFIDGFVRLLASAVAHAPTLQDAVPGAQFLGVICGPENTYFLRSAQALEISLSAPAAPETIAFQQLMDQARRSGRYEIMLSVLVVAEWIYLDWATPVEGCADDLPFWLGEWISLHSGDGFAQVVAYLRDQLDIVWEALDDDARENVTATFTEAVRLERAFFDASWAGFVVAK; from the coding sequence ATGAGCGCAACACAATATCTGCAATCGCTTGTGGCACAGGATTGGCACGCCGCTACACATCACGCGTTCACCAATGCCTTGGCCGATGGGACCCTGAGCCGTGAAAAGATGGCAGGTTATTTGCAACAGGACTACCAGTTCATCGACGGGTTTGTGCGGCTTTTGGCATCCGCCGTGGCCCATGCGCCCACACTGCAAGATGCCGTGCCCGGCGCGCAATTTCTAGGCGTGATCTGCGGCCCGGAAAACACCTATTTTCTGCGATCTGCACAGGCCTTGGAGATTTCGCTGAGTGCGCCGGCAGCCCCTGAGACGATCGCGTTTCAACAGCTGATGGATCAAGCCCGCCGCTCGGGCCGCTATGAGATTATGCTGTCGGTTCTCGTGGTTGCCGAATGGATTTATCTTGATTGGGCCACCCCGGTTGAAGGCTGCGCAGATGATCTGCCGTTTTGGCTGGGTGAGTGGATAAGCCTGCACTCAGGCGATGGATTTGCGCAGGTCGTCGCCTATTTGCGCGATCAACTGGATATTGTTTGGGAGGCGCTTGACGATGACGCCCGCGAAAATGTCACTGCGACCTTCACTGAAGCGGTGCGTTTGGAGCGCGCGTTCTTTGACGCCTCCTGGGCTGGCTTTGTGGTCGCAAAATGA
- a CDS encoding ABC transporter ATP-binding protein has protein sequence MNQPLRMTGSATIDGTPIFTQLDLTLTPHSWTCLLGASGVGKSTVLRLFAGLADGITFDGSLSDPGRVAMMAQQDLLMPWLSVLDNVMLGARLRRERPDKDRARDMLVQVGLADHADKLPRALSGGQRQRVALARTLMEDRAVVLLDEPFSALDALTRAQMQELTAELLTGRTVLLVTHDPNEAARLGQKILIMTPSGLVEVAAPHTTIPRDIYAPDVVRTQTDLFDQLRRPT, from the coding sequence GTGAACCAGCCCTTGCGAATGACAGGATCGGCGACGATCGACGGCACGCCGATCTTTACGCAGCTCGACTTGACCCTGACACCGCACAGCTGGACCTGCCTTTTGGGAGCAAGCGGGGTGGGCAAATCCACGGTACTGCGCCTCTTTGCGGGGCTGGCCGATGGCATTACCTTTGACGGGAGCCTCAGCGATCCCGGTCGCGTTGCCATGATGGCACAGCAAGATTTGTTGATGCCCTGGCTGAGCGTGTTGGACAATGTCATGCTTGGTGCGCGATTGCGGAGGGAGCGTCCAGACAAGGACCGAGCCCGCGACATGCTTGTTCAAGTGGGCTTGGCAGATCATGCTGACAAACTGCCACGCGCTCTGTCAGGCGGCCAACGTCAACGGGTGGCATTGGCCCGTACCTTGATGGAGGACCGCGCGGTTGTGTTGCTGGACGAACCGTTTTCAGCGCTCGACGCGCTGACCCGTGCGCAGATGCAGGAACTGACAGCAGAGCTGTTGACCGGCCGCACAGTGTTGCTGGTCACCCATGACCCGAATGAAGCTGCGCGATTGGGCCAGAAAATCCTCATCATGACCCCATCAGGCCTTGTGGAGGTTGCTGCCCCCCACACCACCATTCCGCGCGATATCTACGCACCGGATGTCGTGCGCACGCAAACAGATCTGTTTGATCAACTTCGGAGACCGACATGA
- the tenA gene encoding thiaminase II, whose protein sequence is MTYGKTFAALRDNTPVWPAYTRHAFVQGLGDGTLPHAAFLHYLKQDYVFLIHFSRAWALAVTKADTVAEMRLAAGTVNGLINEELALHVTICAEAGIDEATLFATQERQENLAYTRYVLDAGHSGDLLDLLAALAPCVMGYGEIGTHLAATKTSDTYADWIDTYASAEYQQVCQDVGVLIDGAVARRIGNDPATSPRWASLQARFAMATQLEVGFWDMGLDP, encoded by the coding sequence ATGACCTACGGTAAAACCTTCGCGGCCTTGCGGGATAACACGCCTGTCTGGCCCGCCTATACCCGTCATGCATTTGTGCAGGGCTTGGGCGACGGTACGCTGCCTCACGCCGCCTTCCTGCATTATCTGAAACAGGATTACGTCTTTCTGATCCACTTTTCGCGCGCTTGGGCTCTGGCGGTGACCAAGGCGGATACGGTCGCGGAAATGCGTTTGGCTGCTGGTACGGTGAACGGGTTGATCAATGAGGAACTCGCCCTGCATGTCACAATCTGCGCAGAGGCTGGGATTGATGAGGCGACGCTGTTTGCCACGCAGGAACGGCAGGAAAATCTGGCGTACACCCGCTATGTTCTGGATGCGGGCCATTCCGGCGATCTGTTGGACTTGCTGGCGGCTTTGGCCCCTTGTGTCATGGGCTACGGTGAAATCGGCACGCATTTGGCCGCCACCAAGACTTCTGACACCTACGCCGACTGGATCGACACCTATGCCAGTGCCGAGTATCAGCAGGTTTGCCAGGATGTGGGCGTGCTGATTGATGGGGCAGTTGCGCGGCGCATCGGCAATGATCCGGCGACCAGCCCCCGTTGGGCCAGTCTTCAGGCGCGGTTCGCGATGGCGACACAGCTGGAGGTCGGGTTTTGGGATATGGGACTTGATCCGTGA